One Comamonas endophytica DNA window includes the following coding sequences:
- the glnL gene encoding nitrogen regulation protein NR(II) — protein sequence MPLTVENRRAESAYHVFDSLCTLTAVLQLDGSVLFANAALENALGLSRRMLEGCDFAEHFADPSLLHKAMDGARVQDYAALRFEASLRRQAKEAIPMQVIVSIAEGSGHVLLEMSPLEQQVRQDREERLLEQTQAHKELIRNLAHEIKNPLGGIRGAAQLLEMDLDNPEMREYTQVIVHEADRLQSLVDRLLAPHRHPHLVGDVNIHEVCERVRSLVLVEYPQGLSVRRDYDTSIPEFRGDRAQLIQAVLNIVQNAAQALAGRIARGDACITLRTRVARQVTFGKQRYRLALELHVIDNGPGVPETIRDRIFYPLVSGRDGGSGLGLTLAQTFVQRHDGLIECDSQPGCTDFRILIPLP from the coding sequence ACCATGTGTTTGATTCGCTGTGCACGCTCACTGCCGTGCTGCAGCTCGATGGCTCGGTGCTGTTCGCCAACGCGGCGCTGGAGAATGCGCTCGGGCTGTCGCGTCGCATGCTCGAGGGCTGCGACTTCGCCGAGCATTTCGCCGATCCGTCGCTGCTGCACAAGGCCATGGACGGCGCGCGCGTGCAGGACTACGCGGCGCTGCGCTTCGAGGCCAGCCTGCGGCGCCAGGCCAAGGAAGCGATTCCCATGCAGGTCATCGTGTCCATTGCCGAAGGCTCGGGCCACGTGCTGCTGGAGATGTCGCCGCTCGAGCAGCAGGTGCGCCAGGACCGCGAGGAGCGGCTACTGGAGCAGACGCAGGCGCACAAGGAGCTGATCCGCAACCTGGCGCACGAGATCAAGAACCCGCTGGGTGGCATCCGCGGCGCGGCGCAGCTGCTGGAGATGGACCTCGACAACCCCGAGATGCGCGAATACACCCAGGTGATCGTGCACGAGGCGGACCGGCTGCAGAGCCTGGTCGACCGGCTGCTGGCGCCGCACCGCCACCCGCACCTGGTGGGCGACGTCAACATCCACGAAGTCTGCGAGCGCGTGCGCTCGCTGGTGCTGGTCGAGTACCCGCAGGGCCTGAGCGTCAGGCGCGACTACGACACCTCCATCCCAGAGTTCCGCGGCGACCGCGCGCAGCTGATCCAGGCGGTGCTCAACATCGTGCAGAACGCGGCGCAGGCGCTTGCCGGGCGCATCGCGCGGGGCGATGCCTGCATCACCTTGCGCACCCGCGTGGCGCGCCAGGTGACTTTCGGCAAGCAACGCTACCGCCTGGCATTGGAATTGCATGTGATCGACAACGGACCGGGCGTGCCAGAGACCATCAGGGACAGGATTTTCTATCCCCTGGTGTCTGGGCGGGATGGCGGATCGGGTCTGGGGCTGACATTGGCCCAGACCTTTGTGCAGCGGCACGATGGCTTGATCGAATGCGACAGCCAGCCGGGCTGCACCGACTTCCGCATTCTCATCCCCTTGCCCTGA